Part of the Leptodactylus fuscus isolate aLepFus1 chromosome 6, aLepFus1.hap2, whole genome shotgun sequence genome, ATCTCTGCAGTGATCCGCTGATCTGGGATTAATCCTATAATGAAGGTTTTTCACCACTTGAACTAACTTCAATCGTTTGTATCCTTCTATAGGCGCCGCTCCGCTAATTCTggtacagctggaatttttttctgtagccccccacTGTTCATAAGCAATCAGTGCACTTAATTTTAACACCCCATATTAGGCTTTCTGATATCAGGTAGGTGGTCCTGGGCCAGAGACCACCCACCAGACAGCAGAGAGCTGAAACGGcatgatgggggctagagaaaaaaatccaacaatgCAGGGTGAAAGGAGATGGTGAaattggtgaagggtcctctacAAGGATAGACCACTAATGGATAGACCCACTTTGTAAAGACTCTCCCAGCTCCTGGTTGCCTAATGCACAGAATTTGTAGTTCCTCCAGTCTCTTTATAGTGTCTCTTCATTCCAGCTGACAGATGGTGGCCCTATGCTGGGGGAACCCCTCTCCCCTATTATTGTCTACAGTAGACCACCCTATTCAATGACTCCGAAGGCAGAGAATACTGACACCTCTCATATTTCAGGTAGGCCAGCACGTGGCTCCTTCACCGCGTCTCCTCTTGCTGATGTAGCCTCTGATGTATGACATAGCTTGAGCTCTGACTAAAGCACTTGTCACAATAACGGCATTTGtatggcttttctcctgtgtggATTCGCATATGTGAGGCCAGGCTAGAAGTCTGAGTAAAGCACTTTTCACACTCGGTACACTTGTACGGCTTTTCTCCGGTGTGAGCCCGCATGTGCCGCAAATAGTACGACTTATCGCTGAACCGCTTGTCACACTCTGTACACTGAAacggcctctctcctgtgtgaatcctcATGTGGGCGATGACACTGGAGTTCTGACTAAAACTTTTAAAGCACACAGAacaagaatatggcttctccccggtATGAGTCCTCAAGTGCCGCAGAAGATAGGACTTGTCATTAAAACTTTTATCACAATGGTTGCAGGCATAGGGTTTCTCGCCGGTATGGATTCTCATATGCCTCACCAGTAAAGAATTCCCACCAAAACTTTTACCACAGACAGAGCAAATGTACAGGCGTTCTTTTGGGTTGGGCTTCTTCTCAGCACTGGGTGGCTTATGGGTCAGCTCCGCACCTCTTATGCGTTCATTGGTTCGGTCCATCGCTGATTTTTTCGGTTCCATTTTGTTAAACAAGT contains:
- the LOC142209747 gene encoding zinc finger protein 181-like, whose product is MSGATSMQTLVTFNDVAIYFSEDDWMCLEEWQKELYRNVMQEIHGVLTAMGYTISNPDVLVRIQNPEPSRRLVSNHGSAKQKSSSKFSSCFPSSNPDILLRVKQYDSTLLEDPLQPHEDTQSESADGNNLQIDQSGISKEEDWSNNPCQESASDSKGCDSQSPEKDNMTDIQSDKTKNNFQWDDLFNKMEPKKSAMDRTNERIRGAELTHKPPSAEKKPNPKERLYICSVCGKSFGGNSLLVRHMRIHTGEKPYACNHCDKSFNDKSYLLRHLRTHTGEKPYSCSVCFKSFSQNSSVIAHMRIHTGERPFQCTECDKRFSDKSYYLRHMRAHTGEKPYKCTECEKCFTQTSSLASHMRIHTGEKPYKCRYCDKCFSQSSSYVIHQRLHQQEETR